In the Maribacter sp. MJ134 genome, one interval contains:
- the leuB gene encoding 3-isopropylmalate dehydrogenase, whose protein sequence is MHLKIAVLGGDGIGPEVVAQSIKCLRSVEETFGHKFTFTKARVGAGAIEKNGDPLPSRTLEICKQSDAVLFGAIGAPKYDGNPSAKVWPEQGLLRLRKELGLFANIRPVKVFPALVQQSPLSKKVVKNTDLVIYRELSGGIYYGDKTVDETRTSATDTCTYTEAEISRIAHLAFKAAKARKRKVTLVDKANVLETSRLWRRVVYTIAKSYPEVTLESLFIDNAAVQMILDPNQFDVILTDNMFGDILSDQGSVIAGSIGLLPSASVGSDYAMFEPIHGSYPDAKDKNVANPVASILSAAMLLQHFKLNEESDAVVAAVLKSFSKKIVTADIMGSSKYGTDYVGDFIADNIMELDGSFNMNDENIDLGKSTII, encoded by the coding sequence ATGCATCTAAAAATAGCAGTTCTCGGTGGAGATGGAATTGGGCCAGAAGTTGTGGCACAGTCTATAAAATGCTTACGTTCCGTTGAGGAAACTTTTGGTCATAAATTTACCTTTACAAAAGCGAGGGTCGGTGCCGGTGCCATTGAGAAAAATGGGGATCCTTTGCCCAGCAGAACTTTGGAAATATGCAAACAGTCCGATGCCGTGCTTTTTGGGGCCATAGGCGCCCCGAAATACGATGGGAATCCTTCAGCAAAAGTATGGCCAGAACAGGGTCTTTTACGTTTGCGAAAGGAACTTGGCCTTTTTGCCAATATTAGACCGGTAAAAGTTTTTCCCGCTCTTGTACAACAATCGCCTTTATCAAAGAAAGTGGTAAAAAATACCGATTTGGTTATTTACCGAGAATTATCGGGCGGTATTTATTATGGTGACAAAACAGTGGATGAAACCCGGACTTCTGCAACCGATACCTGTACCTATACCGAAGCTGAAATTAGCAGAATTGCTCATTTGGCCTTCAAGGCCGCTAAGGCAAGGAAAAGAAAAGTCACCCTGGTGGATAAGGCAAACGTATTGGAAACCTCTCGTCTTTGGCGTAGAGTCGTGTATACCATTGCCAAAAGCTATCCAGAAGTTACTTTAGAATCGCTGTTCATCGATAACGCGGCGGTCCAAATGATTCTGGACCCCAACCAGTTCGATGTTATCCTGACCGATAATATGTTCGGCGACATCCTATCCGACCAAGGAAGTGTCATTGCAGGCTCAATAGGTCTGTTGCCTTCTGCCTCCGTTGGAAGCGATTATGCCATGTTCGAGCCCATACACGGCTCTTACCCTGATGCAAAGGATAAAAATGTAGCCAACCCTGTTGCTTCCATTTTAAGTGCTGCCATGTTATTGCAACACTTTAAACTGAACGAAGAATCAGACGCTGTAGTAGCGGCAGTTTTAAAGTCTTTTTCAAAGAAAATTGTTACTGCGGATATTATGGGCAGTAGTAAATACGGAACGGACTATGTGGGTGACTTTATCGCCGATAACATTATGGAATTGGACGGAAGCTTCAACATGAACGATGAGAACATCGATTTAGGGAAATCTACCATCATCTAA
- a CDS encoding DMT family transporter yields the protein MKRHNFSHIFEINLAMVFIGTSGALGRYVELPVPVTIACRGLLAFLLLYIFCKWKKISLNINRKDLPVIILSGLLMGLHWVTYFYALQLSNVAIGMLSLFTYPVITAFLEPLVLRTKLQWMHLLLGALVISGIYFLAPNFDIKESNTIAIGIGVFSAFCYALRNLVLKSQVKKYHGSMLMVYQVAIVGMALLPFVFYTDITIVLGQWKGLLVLALLTTAIGHTLFLMTFKHFSITTVSILSSIQPVYGIVIGIIFLGEIPDLRTVFGGILILASVVIESFRVTRKPKLTVPD from the coding sequence ATGAAGCGCCATAACTTCTCGCACATATTCGAAATTAATCTGGCCATGGTATTTATAGGCACTTCCGGTGCTTTGGGCAGGTATGTTGAACTTCCTGTTCCGGTAACTATTGCTTGTAGAGGGCTTCTCGCATTTTTACTGCTCTACATCTTTTGTAAGTGGAAGAAGATTTCACTTAACATAAATCGTAAGGACCTCCCGGTAATCATATTAAGTGGACTGTTGATGGGATTGCACTGGGTGACCTATTTCTATGCGCTGCAATTGTCCAATGTTGCTATTGGGATGTTATCTTTATTCACATACCCCGTTATCACCGCCTTTCTAGAACCTTTGGTCTTAAGGACGAAATTACAATGGATGCATTTGCTGTTGGGAGCTCTTGTCATTAGCGGAATTTATTTTCTAGCACCCAACTTTGATATTAAAGAATCGAACACCATCGCCATTGGTATTGGGGTTTTCTCTGCTTTCTGCTATGCGTTACGGAATCTGGTGTTAAAATCACAAGTAAAAAAATACCATGGTTCTATGCTTATGGTCTATCAAGTAGCTATTGTAGGTATGGCCCTATTACCGTTTGTGTTTTACACGGATATCACTATAGTCTTGGGACAATGGAAGGGTCTCTTGGTGCTCGCGCTATTAACTACCGCCATTGGGCATACCTTATTCCTCATGACTTTTAAGCACTTTAGTATCACCACGGTGAGTATTCTAAGCAGCATACAACCCGTTTACGGTATAGTGATAGGAATTATCTTCTTAGGGGAAATTCCGGACCTAAGAACTGTTTTTGGAGGTATACTGATATTGGCCTCGGTGGTTATCGAAAGTTTTAGGGTAACGAGAAAACCTAAACTTACTGTTCCGGATTAA
- a CDS encoding putative DNA modification/repair radical SAM protein, producing MNFERIKEKLNILADAAKYDVSCSSSGSNRTNKNKGLGNSTGMGICHSYTEDGRCVSLLKILLTNHCIFDCAYCVTRKSNDVQRAAFKIQEVVDLTINFYRRNYIEGLFLSSGIFKSPDYTMERLVAVAKKLREEENFNGYIHLKSIPGASDELMYEAGLYADRLSVNIEIPTISGLKLLAPDKKHEDFLKPMLKVKNEIVRYKSEKKLIRSTPKYAPAGQSTQMIVGATGESDKDIMYSATHFYKNYNMKRVYYSGYVPVADDKRLPAIGTQVPMLRENRLYQTDWLLRFYGFAVSELLNDAHPNLDIEVDPKLSWALRNLNHFPVDINTADKRLLARIPGIGMYSVSKIIKGRKFRKLNWEHLKKMGVALNRAKFFILCDSPNWERRDLDADRIKGMILQNSSGKFRNQYSSQLSLFN from the coding sequence ATGAATTTTGAACGTATTAAAGAGAAACTGAATATTTTGGCCGATGCTGCTAAATACGATGTTTCCTGTTCCAGCAGCGGCAGTAACCGTACCAATAAGAACAAAGGCCTTGGCAATAGCACGGGAATGGGCATTTGCCATAGCTATACGGAAGATGGTAGGTGTGTATCACTTCTTAAGATATTACTGACCAACCATTGTATTTTTGATTGTGCCTATTGTGTCACCCGAAAAAGCAACGATGTACAACGTGCCGCGTTCAAAATTCAGGAGGTGGTGGATTTGACCATCAATTTTTACCGTAGAAACTATATCGAGGGTTTGTTTTTGAGTTCAGGGATTTTTAAAAGTCCTGATTACACCATGGAACGCCTAGTTGCCGTGGCCAAAAAACTGCGGGAGGAAGAGAATTTTAACGGATACATCCATTTAAAGTCCATTCCCGGTGCCAGTGATGAATTAATGTATGAGGCCGGATTGTATGCGGACCGTTTATCGGTCAACATAGAAATCCCCACTATTTCCGGCCTTAAACTATTGGCACCCGATAAGAAGCACGAGGACTTTTTAAAGCCGATGCTGAAGGTGAAAAACGAAATTGTGCGCTATAAGTCCGAAAAGAAACTTATCCGCAGTACCCCCAAGTATGCACCAGCGGGGCAAAGTACACAAATGATTGTAGGTGCAACGGGAGAATCTGACAAGGACATTATGTACTCCGCCACGCACTTTTACAAGAATTACAATATGAAGCGGGTATACTACTCCGGGTATGTACCCGTAGCGGATGACAAAAGATTGCCCGCCATAGGCACTCAAGTTCCTATGCTCAGGGAAAATAGATTGTACCAAACGGATTGGTTGTTGCGCTTTTATGGCTTTGCCGTTAGTGAACTCTTGAACGATGCCCATCCCAATCTGGATATTGAGGTGGACCCGAAGTTGAGCTGGGCGCTACGCAACTTGAACCATTTTCCCGTGGATATTAATACGGCGGACAAACGCCTGTTGGCCCGTATTCCGGGCATTGGAATGTACTCTGTGAGCAAGATTATTAAAGGAAGAAAATTTAGAAAATTGAACTGGGAACACCTCAAGAAAATGGGGGTGGCCCTTAACCGTGCTAAATTCTTTATCCTCTGTGATTCTCCTAATTGGGAACGAAGGGATTTGGATGCGGACCGTATCAAAGGAATGATTCTGCAGAACTCCTCGGGAAAGTTCAGGAATCAGTATAGTAGTCAATTATCATTATTTAATTAA
- a CDS encoding peroxiredoxin family protein, which produces MRNGIGVFIVTLLLFGCASNEKEVQLKSGIWQAELEVMDNQVLPFNFELNKTPNGIYSMNILNAEETIQVDEISINGDSILIKTPVFEGYIAGTFSENSISGEFIKESLDRIVPFKAKFGISERFTNIEKATADISGIWETEFSPGTDDNYMGKGIFEQKNGKVTGTFRTTTGDYRFLEGVMDGDSLKLSAFDGAHAFLFTGSIEDSLLNGTFYSGNHFKEPFVAKRNELYELPSPDSLTFLNDGYEKLAFSFPDADGNMVSLEDGRFKNKVVIVQIMGTWCPNCLDETKFLVDYLGKNKADNLEVVGLAFEYAKTSVGAQKSIKRLVDRVGVPYPILLAQYGTSDKGKAQEKLPMLNHVLSYPTTIFIDKKGAVRKIHTGFNGPATGEKYVAFKKEFNTFVSTLLKE; this is translated from the coding sequence ATGAGAAATGGAATCGGTGTTTTCATTGTAACACTTTTGTTGTTCGGGTGTGCTTCCAACGAGAAAGAAGTTCAGTTAAAAAGTGGCATTTGGCAGGCGGAGTTGGAGGTCATGGATAATCAGGTGTTACCCTTTAATTTTGAATTGAATAAAACTCCAAATGGGATATATAGCATGAACATTTTAAATGCTGAGGAGACTATTCAGGTTGATGAAATCAGTATCAACGGAGATTCTATCCTCATTAAAACCCCTGTTTTTGAAGGATATATTGCGGGAACCTTTTCTGAAAATAGTATCTCAGGAGAATTTATCAAAGAAAGCTTGGATAGGATTGTTCCCTTTAAAGCCAAGTTTGGAATCTCAGAAAGATTTACCAATATCGAAAAAGCTACTGCGGATATATCGGGAATTTGGGAGACCGAATTTAGCCCGGGAACCGATGATAACTATATGGGTAAAGGTATTTTTGAACAAAAAAACGGCAAGGTGACCGGAACGTTCAGGACCACAACCGGAGACTATCGATTTTTGGAAGGGGTGATGGACGGAGATTCCCTCAAATTATCCGCTTTTGATGGGGCACATGCATTTTTGTTCACCGGCAGCATAGAGGACAGTCTATTAAACGGAACATTTTATTCAGGAAATCATTTTAAGGAACCGTTCGTAGCTAAGCGAAATGAGTTGTATGAGTTGCCGAGTCCGGATTCCTTAACGTTCTTAAACGATGGCTATGAGAAACTGGCTTTTTCTTTTCCTGATGCCGACGGCAACATGGTTTCATTAGAAGATGGGCGATTTAAGAATAAGGTGGTTATTGTTCAAATCATGGGCACATGGTGCCCCAACTGTTTGGATGAAACTAAATTTTTGGTAGATTATTTAGGTAAGAACAAGGCGGATAATCTAGAGGTTGTTGGTTTGGCTTTTGAGTATGCCAAGACTTCCGTAGGGGCGCAAAAAAGCATTAAACGTTTAGTGGACAGGGTAGGAGTGCCATATCCCATACTTTTGGCACAATACGGCACTTCCGACAAAGGAAAAGCCCAAGAAAAATTACCCATGTTAAATCACGTTCTGTCGTATCCCACTACCATTTTTATCGATAAAAAAGGAGCGGTACGTAAAATACACACGGGTTTTAACGGACCTGCTACGGGTGAAAAATATGTAGCGTTCAAAAAGGAGTTCAACACCTTCGTATCGACGCTTTTAAAAGAGTAG
- a CDS encoding TIGR03915 family putative DNA repair protein, translating to MNTSKTLIYDGSFNGFLTAVFIGFEQKIAQADIQRKGQAQNGLFTETETIFTNIDKAKRVWNGVRGRSNNAIKSIYFAFLSEQKGIEPLLYHYIQKLMASKENKATDFTDDAVLKINQLAHRVGREKHRMEAFVRFQLTKDEIYFANIEPDFDVLPLISKHFRSRYADQQWIIYDLKRKYGLFFNLQSVELISLDLQDAHVNSIKRNTAFTNEEYNYQELWNNYFQSTNIKSRINKKLHTQHVPKRYWKYLSEKKVS from the coding sequence ATGAACACTTCAAAAACATTAATTTACGACGGTAGTTTCAATGGATTTTTAACCGCCGTTTTTATAGGCTTTGAACAAAAGATTGCGCAGGCCGATATTCAACGTAAGGGTCAAGCACAGAACGGACTTTTTACAGAAACGGAAACCATATTCACAAACATCGATAAAGCCAAAAGAGTCTGGAACGGTGTTCGTGGGCGCAGTAACAATGCCATAAAAAGTATTTATTTCGCTTTTCTGAGCGAACAAAAGGGGATAGAACCCCTACTCTACCATTACATTCAAAAACTGATGGCAAGCAAAGAAAATAAGGCTACGGATTTCACCGATGATGCCGTGCTTAAGATAAACCAATTGGCACACCGCGTAGGCAGGGAAAAACACCGTATGGAGGCTTTTGTACGCTTTCAATTGACCAAGGACGAAATCTATTTTGCGAATATTGAGCCTGATTTTGATGTGTTACCCTTAATCTCCAAACATTTCCGTTCCAGGTATGCGGACCAACAATGGATTATCTATGACCTAAAGCGAAAATACGGTCTGTTCTTTAATTTGCAAAGTGTAGAGCTGATTTCGCTAGACCTGCAAGATGCCCATGTAAACAGTATAAAAAGAAATACGGCCTTTACTAATGAGGAGTACAATTATCAAGAACTTTGGAACAACTACTTCCAAAGTACTAATATTAAATCCCGCATCAATAAAAAGCTACATACACAGCATGTACCTAAACGATATTGGAAGTATTTGTCGGAGAAGAAGGTCAGTTAG
- a CDS encoding RluA family pseudouridine synthase, whose amino-acid sequence MPKNQHSNSKNLQVLHEDNHLIVINKRPGDIVQGDKTGDTPLSEVVKKYIKVKYNKPGNVYLGVVHRLDRPTSGIVVFAKTSKALPRLNKLFAERGAEKTYWAIVKQLPQKTEDTLVHWLKRNPKQNKSYAHKNEVPESKKAILDYRLIKELNNYYLLEVDLKTGRHHQIRSQLSGIGSPIKGDLKYGADRSNPDGSIHLHARKLHLIHPVKKEPFTIIAPLPKDPIWDACS is encoded by the coding sequence GTGCCAAAAAATCAACATTCTAATTCTAAGAATCTTCAGGTGCTACATGAGGATAATCATCTCATTGTAATCAACAAACGACCGGGAGATATCGTACAGGGCGATAAAACAGGCGATACGCCCTTGAGTGAGGTGGTCAAAAAATATATCAAAGTGAAATATAACAAACCGGGCAACGTGTATTTGGGCGTTGTGCACCGTTTAGACCGACCAACTTCCGGTATTGTGGTATTCGCCAAAACATCCAAAGCACTTCCTAGACTGAACAAACTTTTTGCGGAAAGAGGTGCTGAAAAGACCTATTGGGCGATTGTAAAACAACTTCCCCAAAAAACGGAAGATACCCTTGTACATTGGCTTAAGAGAAATCCTAAGCAGAACAAATCCTATGCGCATAAAAACGAAGTGCCAGAAAGTAAAAAGGCCATTCTAGATTATAGGTTGATAAAGGAATTAAATAATTATTACCTACTGGAGGTTGACCTTAAAACCGGAAGGCATCACCAAATACGTTCGCAATTATCGGGAATAGGAAGTCCTATCAAAGGAGATTTAAAATATGGTGCCGACCGCAGTAATCCTGACGGAAGTATTCATCTTCATGCGCGAAAGTTGCATTTGATACATCCGGTGAAAAAAGAACCCTTCACCATTATCGCTCCGTTACCCAAAGACCCTATTTGGGATGCATGTTCTTAA
- a CDS encoding nuclear transport factor 2 family protein: MKPLLLVLCCLFSVMAAAQDGQEAVKNTIKDFFKSFHAQDSVAMKATVSSTIVLQTVGAKKDGSQYLRTENFEDLVRSITSIPDSVQFEERILDYSIQIDGAMANAWTPYEFWLNNEFHHCGVNSFQLFKEKDTWKIIYLIDTRRREGCQNTSE, from the coding sequence ATGAAACCACTACTACTCGTTCTTTGTTGTCTTTTTTCTGTCATGGCAGCAGCGCAAGACGGTCAAGAAGCAGTGAAAAATACCATAAAGGACTTCTTTAAATCGTTTCATGCACAAGATTCCGTAGCTATGAAAGCTACAGTTTCGAGTACTATTGTACTACAGACTGTTGGAGCTAAAAAGGATGGTAGTCAGTATTTACGGACCGAAAATTTTGAAGATTTGGTACGCTCCATTACCAGCATACCTGATTCCGTACAATTTGAAGAGCGAATTTTGGACTATTCCATTCAGATAGACGGCGCTATGGCGAATGCCTGGACGCCTTATGAATTTTGGTTGAATAACGAGTTTCATCATTGTGGTGTCAATTCGTTTCAGCTTTTCAAGGAAAAGGATACTTGGAAGATTATCTATCTCATCGATACCAGAAGGAGGGAAGGCTGCCAAAACACCTCCGAGTAA
- the panB gene encoding 3-methyl-2-oxobutanoate hydroxymethyltransferase: MSIAKKEYKRVTVKSLVDMKKNGEKISMLTAYDYSMAKIVDAANVDVILVGDSASNVMAGHETTLPITLDQMIYHASSVIRAINRSLVVVDLPFGSYQSDPKEALRSAIRIMKESGAHAVKVEGGAEIKESVKRILAAGIPVMGHLGLTPQSIYKFGTYTVRAKEEEEAEKLMEDAKMLEKLGCFGLVLEKIPAELTKKVSESLTIPTIGIGGGKYADGQVLVIHDLLGMTHEFNPRFLRRYMNLYEEMGNAISNYVKDVKSRDFPNDDEQY; this comes from the coding sequence ATGTCCATAGCTAAAAAAGAATACAAAAGAGTTACCGTAAAGTCCTTGGTGGACATGAAAAAGAACGGAGAAAAAATCTCCATGCTCACGGCCTACGATTATTCCATGGCCAAAATAGTGGATGCCGCCAACGTGGATGTTATTCTGGTCGGGGACTCCGCCAGTAACGTTATGGCGGGCCATGAGACCACACTACCCATTACCCTGGACCAAATGATCTATCATGCATCTTCGGTCATAAGGGCTATAAACCGTTCCTTAGTGGTCGTAGATTTACCCTTTGGCAGTTACCAGAGCGATCCCAAGGAGGCCTTGCGTTCCGCTATCCGAATTATGAAGGAGAGCGGTGCCCATGCCGTTAAGGTGGAAGGTGGTGCTGAAATCAAAGAGTCCGTAAAACGTATTCTTGCCGCTGGTATTCCCGTTATGGGACATTTGGGCCTCACGCCACAATCCATTTATAAGTTCGGAACCTACACGGTTCGGGCTAAAGAGGAAGAAGAAGCCGAAAAACTCATGGAAGATGCTAAAATGCTGGAGAAATTAGGGTGTTTTGGTCTGGTACTGGAAAAAATACCTGCGGAATTGACGAAAAAAGTTTCTGAAAGCCTTACGATTCCTACCATTGGAATCGGTGGAGGGAAATATGCGGACGGACAAGTATTGGTCATTCATGATCTATTAGGGATGACCCATGAATTCAATCCTCGATTCTTGAGGAGGTATATGAACCTTTACGAGGAAATGGGAAATGCTATTTCCAATTACGTAAAAGACGTAAAAAGCAGGGATTTCCCTAATGACGACGAACAATACTAA
- a CDS encoding DUF4252 domain-containing protein, protein MIRKLSALLLLVLISGCGSYNSIDTFYNAHKNDNQVTAVRVPQFMLILISNVSPEMQSLVGNTRDLRYMQFPSATPARTQFLNKQMNGITGNSFIEVYRKNDELKRNVVSIREKKNTVKEILIYNNNNQNGSFLYFNGNFDPVKVRDMAKNNEFETLGEGLLNQFGSGTPSINPEQ, encoded by the coding sequence ATGATACGAAAATTAAGTGCCTTACTCCTATTAGTTCTAATATCCGGCTGCGGAAGTTATAATTCCATTGACACCTTCTACAACGCCCATAAGAACGATAATCAGGTTACCGCCGTGCGGGTACCGCAATTTATGCTTATCCTCATCAGTAATGTTTCTCCTGAAATGCAATCCCTAGTCGGAAATACAAGAGATTTACGATATATGCAGTTCCCTAGCGCCACACCTGCTCGAACGCAGTTTTTAAATAAGCAGATGAACGGTATAACCGGAAATTCGTTCATTGAGGTCTATCGCAAAAATGACGAGTTAAAACGAAATGTGGTTTCCATCCGGGAGAAGAAAAATACGGTGAAAGAAATTTTGATATATAACAATAACAATCAGAATGGTTCCTTTCTTTATTTCAATGGTAACTTTGATCCTGTAAAGGTCAGGGACATGGCCAAGAACAACGAATTTGAAACCCTTGGCGAAGGACTATTGAATCAATTTGGAAGTGGTACACCGAGTATTAATCCGGAACAGTAA
- a CDS encoding 2-isopropylmalate synthase, protein MSKDIVQIFDTTLRDGEQVPGCKLDMEQKLVIAERLDSLGVTIIEAGFPISSPGDFKSVESIAKLVKNATVCGLTRAVKKDIEVAAEALKHAKKPRIHTGIGTSDSHIKFKFNSNRDAIIERAVDAVSYAKTFVEDVEFYAEDAGRTDNEFLARVCEAVIKAGATVLNIPDTTGYCLPEEYGAKMKYLKENVTGIDKAILSCHCHNDLGLATANSIAGVINGARQIECTINGIGERAGNTSLEEVVMILRQHPDLNLDTTINSKLLYDTSKMVSQKMGMVVQPNKAIVGANAFAHSSGIHQDGVIKNRETYEIIDPAEVGVTESSIVLTARSGRAALAYRAKIVGYELTKLQLDEVYEEFLKFADRKKEILDEDIHQIIEASSINSQSIS, encoded by the coding sequence ATGAGCAAAGATATAGTACAAATTTTTGATACTACGTTAAGAGATGGTGAGCAAGTTCCTGGCTGTAAACTGGACATGGAGCAAAAACTGGTTATCGCGGAACGTTTAGATTCTCTTGGAGTTACCATTATTGAGGCTGGTTTCCCTATTTCTAGTCCGGGAGATTTCAAATCTGTGGAAAGCATTGCCAAATTGGTGAAGAACGCCACGGTTTGTGGACTCACAAGAGCGGTTAAAAAAGATATCGAAGTTGCCGCGGAGGCATTGAAGCATGCGAAAAAACCAAGAATACATACAGGCATAGGCACTTCTGATTCACACATAAAATTCAAGTTCAACTCTAACAGGGATGCTATTATAGAAAGGGCCGTTGACGCGGTCAGTTACGCCAAAACATTTGTGGAAGATGTTGAATTCTACGCAGAAGATGCAGGTAGAACCGATAATGAGTTTTTAGCACGGGTTTGCGAAGCGGTTATCAAGGCAGGTGCTACAGTGCTCAACATCCCTGACACTACGGGCTATTGTCTACCGGAAGAATATGGGGCCAAGATGAAGTATTTAAAAGAAAACGTAACGGGAATCGATAAAGCCATACTTTCTTGTCATTGCCATAACGACCTTGGGTTGGCCACGGCAAATTCAATTGCTGGGGTCATCAACGGAGCGCGACAAATAGAATGTACCATCAATGGCATTGGTGAGCGAGCAGGGAACACCTCTCTAGAGGAAGTGGTGATGATTTTACGACAACATCCTGATCTTAATCTGGATACCACTATCAACAGTAAATTACTGTACGACACCAGCAAAATGGTCTCTCAAAAAATGGGTATGGTCGTACAACCCAACAAGGCCATAGTGGGTGCCAATGCATTTGCCCATAGTTCGGGAATTCACCAAGACGGGGTAATAAAGAATAGGGAAACTTATGAAATCATAGACCCTGCGGAAGTAGGTGTAACCGAATCATCCATTGTGCTTACTGCAAGAAGCGGCAGGGCTGCCTTGGCCTACAGGGCCAAAATCGTTGGTTACGAACTGACCAAACTTCAATTGGATGAAGTGTATGAGGAATTTTTGAAATTTGCCGATAGAAAGAAAGAGATTCTTGATGAAGACATTCATCAAATTATTGAAGCGAGCAGTATCAACTCACAAAGCATTAGCTAA
- a CDS encoding ThuA domain-containing protein, which yields MKTFTSLFLLALLATACGEQKKEAPKPEPVVKQKVFIIDGQNNHYIWPKTTRMMQDYLEETELFEVDIHRMDSVWLGIKYNENRPEAYTSFIEKYPLGNAAYAISHDPIKTSDFSMDFDKYDLVVTNLGLDAASWPKATRKAFEDYMKNGGGLMVVHAANNSFGDWDEYNNMIGLGAWGGRDASSGPYVYYNDAGKVVRDSTDGVCGSHGMEYEFELTTRASEHPIMKGLPTTWTHTQDELYERMRGPFENATILATAYADVEKNAPPWDESVKGLGQHVPMLMTINYGKGRVFHTTLGHFDYSMECVGFITTLQRGAEWAATGKVTQEVPSDFPTAEKTAARKWSE from the coding sequence ATGAAAACATTCACTAGTCTCTTTTTACTTGCACTATTAGCGACCGCCTGTGGCGAACAAAAGAAAGAAGCCCCTAAACCAGAACCTGTAGTGAAACAGAAAGTGTTTATCATCGACGGACAGAACAACCACTACATTTGGCCAAAAACTACCCGAATGATGCAGGACTACTTGGAAGAAACGGAATTATTCGAGGTAGACATCCATAGGATGGATTCTGTTTGGTTAGGTATAAAATACAATGAGAACAGACCGGAAGCCTATACCTCCTTTATAGAAAAATATCCTTTAGGAAATGCGGCCTACGCCATTTCCCACGACCCGATTAAAACATCGGATTTCAGTATGGACTTTGACAAGTATGACCTGGTGGTAACCAACTTGGGTTTGGATGCTGCCTCATGGCCTAAAGCTACAAGAAAGGCATTTGAGGACTATATGAAAAATGGCGGCGGACTTATGGTAGTACACGCGGCGAATAATTCTTTTGGCGACTGGGATGAATACAACAACATGATCGGTCTTGGTGCCTGGGGAGGTCGTGATGCGAGTTCGGGCCCTTATGTCTATTACAACGATGCGGGTAAAGTGGTGCGCGACAGTACCGATGGGGTCTGTGGTTCCCACGGAATGGAATATGAATTTGAACTGACTACTAGAGCAAGTGAACATCCTATCATGAAAGGCTTACCCACAACATGGACGCACACCCAGGATGAACTGTATGAGCGCATGCGAGGACCTTTTGAAAATGCCACCATATTGGCCACCGCCTATGCCGATGTTGAAAAGAATGCCCCGCCTTGGGATGAGAGCGTAAAGGGTCTGGGGCAACATGTGCCCATGTTAATGACCATTAATTACGGAAAAGGTAGGGTCTTTCACACGACGCTAGGCCATTTTGACTATTCCATGGAATGTGTGGGTTTTATCACGACATTGCAACGCGGCGCGGAATGGGCGGCTACCGGGAAGGTAACCCAAGAGGTGCCGAGCGATTTTCCAACTGCGGAGAAAACAGCAGCTCGGAAGTGGAGCGAGTAG
- the lspA gene encoding signal peptidase II → MELKRKPFLSRFYIIVLVLLNIGCDQISKEAVRNNVRSKDYIELIDDHFILTNIENKGAMLGFGENFPPLVKKILLQGLPLVVLLILLYRTLIKTDLNIWLIVAFAFVIGGGIGNLIDRIYYGSVTDFFQIRLGVLKTGIFNMADVSVTFGVLLLLLLSITHKKLSI, encoded by the coding sequence ATGGAACTGAAAAGAAAACCGTTCTTATCCCGCTTTTACATCATCGTATTAGTGCTTCTGAATATTGGATGTGACCAAATATCAAAGGAAGCGGTGCGCAATAACGTAAGAAGTAAGGACTATATTGAACTTATCGACGATCACTTTATTCTTACCAATATTGAGAATAAAGGCGCCATGTTGGGCTTTGGAGAAAACTTCCCTCCCCTGGTCAAAAAAATTCTTTTACAAGGGCTACCTCTAGTGGTATTGCTTATTCTGCTCTACAGAACACTAATCAAGACCGATTTAAATATTTGGCTTATTGTGGCGTTTGCCTTTGTTATTGGTGGTGGTATCGGTAATTTGATAGATCGCATCTATTACGGTTCCGTAACCGATTTTTTTCAAATACGATTGGGTGTTTTGAAAACCGGTATTTTTAACATGGCGGATGTATCCGTTACGTTTGGGGTGCTTTTACTATTACTCTTAAGTATTACCCATAAGAAACTTTCCATCTAG